The genomic stretch ACCAAACAAATTACAAATAAAGTCTAAAAGACCTGAAAATCTGATTAGGGCATGCATGTCTTATCATCCCTAGTGTACACCGGATTGAGTTTTTCCTCATACAACTTTAATAGATAAGAAGACTCTTTCTTAAAACGTTTTACAAACTTATCCAGAAACATCTTCTCGGACACTACAAATGGACTAGTTAAGCTTGCACTCTTTTTCGTCAAACCTTTACCGAGAAGATATTGCACAACAGCTGCCCTCGGAATGATCCTTTTTTCCAAACTTAACGATAAAATATATGGTGTTTTCGCAATGGCCACAGCATCCCAACCCAACTGATTCACCCAAAAGCTCATcactaaatttattttatcaacaGATGTTAACATACAATAAGGTTTCTTTCTAAATGCTTCAAGAGCTTCTTCATCCGACCAACCCCACTTCTTAAAGGTTTCAACTTTTTCCTCCCACAAGTTTTTGCTTACCGATGTTTTGGCAATCAATGCTATCGAGAAGTTTATTTTCGAAGGATTAAACCCCAAATTCTTCACTTCCTCCACAAACTTCAGCATGTCGCGTGCGCTTAATATCCAACTCCGAATCCTGAGCAATCTTGCAATATTCGAGTCCGACACTCCATTCTCAATCAGCATTGTGATGTTCCGTCGCACACGATGAGCACAGAGTAAGTCTGTATTCTGAATTGTAGAAGCAATAACGTCCTTGTCTGATTGCAAGAATCTATAAATCAATTCATAGGTTGGGACTATATGATTCTTCAAGCTAGGAGACAAGACTCTAGGGTTCTTACTGACAAGGTTAACAATGTCGGAGTTAGAAGCAGCTTTGGAGAGTAAAAATTGAAACTTTGGTAAGATCCTTTTGGAGGGGTTGCAGGAAAGTAAGCCGGGTGCCTTTGCAATCATGCTGTGAAGTTGGGAGTCTGAGAAACcgtggtttttgaagaagttgaGAACAGAGTCAGGTTTTTGGGAGGTTTTGAATCGAAGACGGTGGGAGGAGCAAAGTTTGGAAGCAGATTGTGCGGAGAAACCGAAATTGTGGATGAGGTAGGAGGCAGCAAATGAGGTTGAATCGGAAGTGTTGGTGCAGAAATGAAGAGAAAAGAGTGATGGGTAGGGATGGAAAACAGGATAAGGGTTTGGAGATAATGGTGTTAAGGTTTTGAGGTATATTAGGGTTCTATTGAAGTTGAACATTGTTGTTAGAAAATGGACTCAAATATTGAATATGAATACAATTTTTAGGTTACCTTCAATCTATACTTGCCGGCGGCTGTAAAGGGCTAGAATGCCGACTTCCTGATTGGGTGGCTTCACGGCGGTGGTGCGGCGGTTTCGACGAAGCGGAGATGAAGAATTGGCACTTGAATAAActttttaagttaaaaaatatagaaaatactcCCACatctaataaaaaaaaaagtctcGTTTAAATTGTGCTTGAACTTTTTTAGATAATTTATGAGTTTAATGGTAGTGCATTGTCAGTGTAAAGAAATATTCTACAGATATTCAATCAGATTATTTTAAAGTGTCaaatcattttaatattttaaaatttaaaggcCGATTTGGTAAGATCCATAATtatcattggttgacagtgtaaaaatgtGAAAATAATTTACACTGTGAGTTCACATCACCTTTTCTCATAATTTATTAAGATATAATTAGTTTTTTCATCTTgtatataatttatgtttttgttaattattttaaatttaatataagacaaaatttagttttaaaaaaattgtatatttaaattattactaTTTTGAATCTTCAACATAAGAATAGAACAATGCATAGGGGTCAAAGTTTTAAAAGTTTGGGTTAGAATATTTATGCTTTGGTTGAAAAGGTTTTAGTCGACTTCAGAGGTTAGTTAATCTTATTGGCTTTGTCGAAGGTCTTAGTCAACTTTGGAGATTAGTTAATCTAATTGGCTTTGTGGAATGGTCAGATGAAACACCCAGGACCTTAGTCAAATTCTTTTAAGGAGTTGAGTTAAGTTGGTGATATTTTTGACTAGCAAGCTTTTGTAGGACTTTGACTGGTGCTAGCTGAAGAAGATTTTGTTTCTTCAATATGATACGGTTTTGATACTTAGTGTATTTTTGGAGAAGTTTGATGGTTATTTCGACACACTAATCTGAAACGAGGCTAATTTAACTGTCTTTTGGCCTTATACATCTaaagaaaatagtaaaaaaaattaccATGTCTAGGTATCCCATGTCCTAGTGTCAAACTTGAAACAGATGCCTTTGATATTGGGTTTGGAGGAATTTTAAAACAAATGCCTCCGGATACAGAAAAGGAATAAGTATTCAGATATTATTCTGGGACATGGTCTTCTACCCAATTAAATTACAGcactattaaaaaagaaattttaacaatttttttatgcattatgaaatTTCAAgatgatttattttcaaaatcatttttattaaaaattaattgcaaATCTACCAAAAATACTTTACAAAAGGATGTAGAAATTTAGTTTCAAAACTATCTTTGCCAGATGAAAATCTTTACTTGCATGTTTTGATTTTAAAGTCATGCATATTAAAAGAATTAAGAACACTTTGCCAGATTTTTTAACAAGAAAATTTGTGCAGGATAACCATGAACAACAAAAATATGAACACTAAAGCGTCGTATGGCCCTCCATTACAAACAAATGATAAGTATATTATTTTGGGTTTGTCCACCTAATTATCAAAATTTAATCCTCCTAGGTCCTCCTCTAAGGGGACTGGAGCCAAAAATGCATTGGTTTTTCCTTTAGAGCTCACTCAAAAGATTATGGTTTCTCTTTCTCCACATAATACTTCGCCATCTAAATTAGCATATTATACTCATCTTCCTATGGATATGTTAGTTGCAAATTCGACGCTCACAAAAGAGATGTTAAGGAAACAAAGGACTTATGTTGCAAAGAAATATCGACTTCGATGAAGCTTGATTTCGACAAGTTACTTTGATGAAGAGTTAGGCACACTGATAGATTTATATTCTATCTGGGACTTAgtaacattttttaataaaatggatTTGGATTAAATTAAATGTGACCAACAAACTACCTTTCTTAATCAATTTTCCATTCACTTAGTATATACTTCGATTGCCAACTACACAAGTCAAGAAGTCATCATAATTTTGATACATCGTTTCAACTAAATTAAGTTGTCACCATAATTTCATCAAACTGTACCTTAATTCCTAACATATGATGTTGTTTTTTAGATGACTTTGAACCTTCACTCACATTCTTGTTAGCTACTAATACATATACTGTTTGCTATAGCTGTTAAAAAGCATGAGACATCTAACTATGCTAATGCCAACATTTTACGTAGCAATCAAACATCAAATCAAGCTTCTTCAAATTAAAATTTCCTAAAAACTGTCACCACAGTAATTTGGAATTTCCTAAAAACTGTCACCACAGTTATTTGGAATGTCCAATTATAACTGTTCAGTGCAGTATACTCCTACATTCCAAATCTTAACTTCAGGAGTATTGAAACTAATTTCTGCAAAAATGCTGCCAGATTAAAAAGAAAAAGTGGCAGCTGACAaccaataaaaattgataaatcaCAATCATAGTAACCTATAAATAGCTCAAAAAAACTGCAGTGCCAACGGAAGACATCACATAAAATACAGAACATGGACAAAAGGTCAATTGCAGTTTATAACAAGATGCCAATATGTGACAAAATCAAGTGCTATGCAAGACCTGGCATGACTATGGCACAAAATATGACGGTTATGCGTTTTAAATAATTGTAGTCCCCGACCACAATGGTAGATTTGTAGCTTCGGAGAGGTTTGATAGATCTCCACAATTACATTTTCGGTATTTATATGCAACCAACATTTGTCAGGCTAAGCAAAAGCTAAGTTAGCTCCATTCACATTCTGTACCAAACAAATtacaaataaaataacataatacgTCTAAAAGACCTGGAAATCTCATTACGGCATGCACGTCTTATCATCCCTAGTATGCGCAGGATTGAGTTTTTCCTCATACAACTTTAATAGATAAGAAGACTCTTTCTTAAAACGTTTTATAAACTTATCCAGAAACGTCTTCTCAGACACTACAAATGGACATGTTAAGCTTGCACTCTTATTTCTCAAACCTTTATCGAGAAGATATTGCACAACAGCAGCCCTCGGAATGATCCTTTTTTCCAAACTTGACGATAAAATAAATGGTGCTTTCGTAATGGCCATAGCATCCCAACCGAACTGATTCACCCAAAAGCTCATcactaaatttattttatcaacaGATGTTAACATACAATAAGGTTTCTTTTTAAATGCTTCAAGAGCATCTTCATCCGACCAACCCCACTTCTTTAAGGTTTCAACTTTTTCCTCCCACAAGTTTTTGCTTACCGTCATTTTTGCAACCAATGCTATTGAGAAGATTATTTTCGAAGGATTAAACCCCAAATTCTTCACTTCCTCAACAAACTTGAGCATGTCTTGAACCTTGAATATCTGACTCCGAATCCGAAGCAATCTAGCAATGTTAGAGTTCGACACTCCATTCTCAATCAGCATCGAGATGTTACGCGGTACAAATTGTTCACAGAGTAAATTTGGACTCTGAATTGCAGAAGCAATAACTTCCTTGTCTGATTGCAAGAATCTATAAATCAATTCATAAGTTGGGACTATATGATTCTTCAAGCTACGAGACAAGACTCTAGGGTTCTTACTGGCAAGGTTAACAATGTCGGAGTTAGAAGCACCTTTGGAGAGTAAAAATTGGAACTTTGGTAAGACCCTTTTGGAGGGGTTGCAGGAAAGTAAGCCAGGTACCTTGGCAATCATATTGCTAAGTTGGGAGTCTGAGAAACCGTGGTTTTTGAAGAATTTGAGGACAGAGTCAGGTTGTTGGGTGGTTTTGAATAGAAGCCGGTGGGAGGAGCAGAGTTTGGAAGCAAATTGTGCGGAGAAACCGAAATTGTGGGTGAGGTAGGAGGCGGCAAATGAGGTTGAATCGGAAGTGTTGGTGCAGAAATGAAGAGAAAAGAGTGATGGGTACGGATGGAAAAGAGGATTAGGGTTTGGAGATAGTCGTGTTAAGGTTTTGAGGTAGATTAGGGTTCTATTGAAGTTGAACATGATTGAATGATGGAGTGAAAATTGAAAGAAATGAGCACTGTTGTTAGAAAATGGATTCAAATATTGAAAATGAATACAATTTTTTTGTTACCTTCAATCTATTATTGACGGCAGCTGTAGAGGGCGACTTCATGATTGGGTGGCTTCACGGCGGTGGTGCGGCGGGGCAGAAGTGCAAGAGAATGCATAGTTGTTCGAGGTTTGGACGAAGCGGAGATGAAGAATTGGTACAGTGGAATAAACTTTTTAAGTTAAAATGTATAAATAGTACTCCCTCatctcataaaaaaaaaaaaatcaggttTGAATTTTGCTTGAACTAGTTGATAAAAATGATAAACGACTTGGATCTCTCCATCGTTTTATTCTCTCCAACTATCTCATTCACTATTTTATCTCCTCTTATGGACTGAGTGTTTATATCTACAACAATGGCGGTTAGAATTTCCACGTGGGGATGCACTCCACACGTAGTAGATGAGTTTGTCTGTTACAAAGGGCAAAATAGTTCCTCTAGTCAGGAGCATTTGGGGAACATCTTCTCCACTGACTCCAACGGATTGGGCCGTGTTCGACGGTGGGTCAGCTATAGGTCCAatctaaaaatattattattattattattaattattaatgtagaatcaattttaaaaaatagaattatGATTGATGTTATATaagaggatatatatatatatatatatatatatatatatatatatatatatatatatatatatatatatatatatatatatatatatatatatatatatatatatatatatatatatatattaagattttGCCATTATATGATATTAACGTGGATGTTGTGAGTTTGTTCGTAAATTCATCCTTTTCAGTATATagtaattttaaatttgtattattGGTGAAACAAACAgttcaaaaaatcaaagataattttttaatgttttacttcattttatttctttgtttaaatctaaaaaataataattatagcaAACATTTAAAATTGTATAGATGGGAAATAAAGAACAAAATTAAAAGACACGAGACAATGTAAATGTAAatagaaagagaaaaaataatgtAATGTTTGTGGGACACAAGGGAACTGATGTTGGTTTTGAAAGAGATGTGAAAAATTATGTTGATGAAGAACTTATGGCTTTGAGTTAAACAATtaggaaaaaatatataaatattgatcCTTAACTAATTTTATGATTTGTTATTGGTCTTACATTATATTCTTCTCATTTTGTAAGCTTGTTTATTAGTATcgtatttattatatataattcaaTCATGGTTGAACCGATTGAACTATGACCCGCATGTTTTAACAGTACTTTCTccggtttgatttttaaaacattgatttaATGTATTCTATCATTCAgccaaattatattattttatattctttGTTCAATATTGTTGATGTCttatgtatatgtgataacataGATAAATCTAGAAAAATCAGGAGAATAATTGTTGTTTGTGTTGTGTTTATGATAATATAGATGAATCAAGATTTCATTATCCCGACATATCCCTAGACTAAACTACTTGTTTGTTATGTGCTCTCTCTACGTAATGGCAAAAGGCGAATCCGGATTGCTCTGTCTACTACGTGATAGCAAAAGGTGAATTCGGATTTCAATATCCAAATATATTTATTGTACTGTATTCTCTAATTCTGGGAAAAAAAATGGAGATCTCCCTACTCCAGCCAGCAGCTCCATCACATTATAATTTATAGAAAATCCATGTCTTTGAATATCTAAACCCACCAAATGCAAACTAGTTTCAATCCAGCAACTATTCCAAATATTGATTCAAATAAGGCCAGAATTATACAGGGAGTCTTCTAAAATTTGGAGACCGGAGGTTTAGCAGCAACTTCATCCTTCTCCTCATCCTCTCTCTATTGTATTTACCTTTGATCACTCTATACCAGTGTCTTTTCCACTCCTAAGCGCCCATCCCAATTTTAACAAACACGTGTTTTATTCATAATGTCCAAGTTCCTGATGCCAATGCCTCCTAAGAATTTAGGCTTCATAACCACATTCCACTTCACTGAATGAATATGTCAAGttctatcatcatcaaaaatgtGGGAACATATTTGGCTAAAGTCACACTCCTTGCAAAAAAATAGTTTATTCTTCACCTGCTCCAATAAATACTGAAAATCTCCTCTTTTATGAGCTTTACCAGTAAGAGGTACTTCAAAATACTTACCATTAAACTGTGTCTTCCGGAAACCCGAGACTTGAGTTAACTAATTTCTAACAAAAGAAAATGCTGGTTTTTTCATTACTAACATGCTTGAAATACTACAAAATGTGTTAAGAATATTAGCAACATAACCCATTTGTTCCTCAGTAGCCTGACTAAAAAGTATCCGGTCATCCGTAAACATTATGTGAGACACAAAAGATAACAAAAAGATAGGGTGATAAAGGATCACATTTCCTCAATCCTTTGTTTGGCAGAAAACAATTCCCCCCGTACGCCATTCCTTTGGAATGGAACACTGATGTTTAGAAAACCAAaagaagagtatttaaaaataacACCAATCTAAAGAATAATGGTAACTGGTAACTATTTTAAATAGTTGTGGTCTACAAATCCAAAACCAGCTGTGTAGCTTCAATATTGATGCATCAGAGGTCAACACATTGCACAGCTACCATATAACTATGGCTGTGTTTGTCCATGATTACAAATACCAttttaaattcaacaaaatatcCTGGCTTAGCTAAATTTATGCAATAGATTATTGGGTTAAACAAACATGGAAGTAGAAATGACACTccaaaaataagtattttatacCCATGAATGCAAGGAAATTAAACTTCAACATGTAGTATATATGATGTTGATAaacaaaggattttgaaaaaatatcaaTCTCAAGAAAAGCAAAATTTGTTACAAGTAAGTAAAGCTAATATAGGATAGAGATAGAGAGAAAATCATAGTGAATTTCCCTCCCTAAAGGTAGCAAATCACTCTCCCTAAACTAGCTCCAATCACCGTCTGTCTATACCAAacaaatttcaaatcaaatatgGAACAACAATGCGGTAAGGCTCAAATACTTGAAAATCTATTCATGACATGCAAGTTTTGTCCCTAGTGCATGCAAGCTTGAGTTTCTCCTCGTACAACTTCAATAGATAAGACGACTCCTTAAAATCTTTTATAAACCTATCAAGAAACATCTCCTCGGGCACAAGAAATGGAGAAGTTAAGCTTGCGTTCTTTCTTCTCAAACCATTATTCAGAAGAAATTGCACAACAGAGGCCCTAGGAGTGATCCTTTTTTCCAAACTTAAGGAGAGAATCGACGGATGTTTGGCAAGGGCCAGAGCGTCCCAGCTCAACTGGTTAACCCAAAAATCCATCACTAAGTTAATCTTATGAATGGATGTTAACATACAATAAGGTTGCTTTTTAAATGCTTCaataacatcttcatcagaccaacCCCACTTCTTAAAGGTATCAACTTTCTCCTTCCACCTGGTTTTGGTTACTGATGTTTTCGCGATCATTGCTACACCAAAAGTAGTTTTCGAAGGATTAAACCCCAAATCCTGTAACTCCTTCAATAAACTCACCATGTCACGCACCTGCAATGTCCGGTTCCTGATTCGAAGCAATCTCGCAATATTCGAGTCAGCCACTCCATTATCAATGAGCAATTTGATGTTTTGTGGCACACGGCTGTCTTCAAAGAAAGACGGATTGTGAACTGCACAGGCAATAGCGTCCTTGTGAGATTGCAAGAATCTATAAACCAATTCATAGGTTGGGGATGTATGATTCTCCAAGCTTCGACACAAGAGTCTAGGGTTTTTACTGATAAGGCTAACAATGTCGGAGTCAGAAGCACCTTTGGAGAGGAAAAATTCGAACTTTGGCAACACCCTTTTGGAGAGGTTGCAGGAGAGTAACCACGGTGCCTTGGCAATCATGTTGCATAACTGGGAATTAGAGAAACCGAAGTTTGCAAAGAAGTTGAGAACAGAGTCAGGTTTTTGGGTGGTTTTGAAACCGAGACGGTACGTGGAGCAGAGTTTGGAAGCGGATTTTTGGGAGAAATTGAAATTGTGGATGAGGTAGGAGACTTCGAATGAGGTTGAATCGGAAGTGGTGGTACAAGAATGCCGAGAAAATGGTGATGCTTGTGGGAAAGTTAAGCATTTgagataaattagggtttttttgggCCATGTGTTGAACTTCAACATAGTGATTGAAGGAGTGGAAATTGAAAAAAGGGGCTCCCGGTTTAGACTTAACCGAGATGGTAATGACTTAGCTGGAATCAGCCCTTTCGAAGTAAAATCTTAACACTAGTAAACTATCTGGATACGGTTGAGCTTGTGAAAGTTAAAGTAAATCTTAACACTAGTAAACTTATCAAATCATGATTATACATGGGTCAACCAATAGAGTGAACTAGGCATGATTGGAAAAACATTTTCCCTTAGGGTCTGTTTGTTTAAGGTGAAGTTGGTGAGAGAGAAGTAGGAGAGAGAAGTTGAAGAGAGATATCAAATTTCTCTTGCTTGGTTTGAAAAGAAGTTGGAGAGAGAGACTAATTTTGTGTGGGCTCCATTGATTTTCTGTTTCTTCTCAAACATGGAGAGAAATGTGAAAACAAGTCTTGACATTTTCTCAGTTCCTATTTTACCCTTACGATTTATATATCAATGCACTTAAAATTTATGTTTCATTAGTTACAAAGTT from Vicia villosa cultivar HV-30 ecotype Madison, WI linkage group LG4, Vvil1.0, whole genome shotgun sequence encodes the following:
- the LOC131597847 gene encoding uncharacterized protein LOC131597847 codes for the protein MFNFNRTLIYLKTLTPLSPNPYPVFHPYPSLFSLHFCTNTSDSTSFAASYLIHNFGFSAQSASKLCSSHRLRFKTSQKPDSVLNFFKNHGFSDSQLHSMIAKAPGLLSCNPSKRILPKFQFLLSKAASNSDIVNLVSKNPRVLSPSLKNHIVPTYELIYRFLQSDKDVIASTIQNTDLLCAHRVRRNITMLIENGVSDSNIARLLRIRSWILSARDMLKFVEEVKNLGFNPSKINFSIALIAKTSVSKNLWEEKVETFKKWGWSDEEALEAFRKKPYCMLTSVDKINLVMSFWVNQLGWDAVAIAKTPYILSLSLEKRIIPRAAVVQYLLGKGLTKKSASLTSPFVVSEKMFLDKFVKRFKKESSYLLKLYEEKLNPVYTRDDKTCMP
- the LOC131599649 gene encoding uncharacterized protein LOC131599649, producing the protein MLKFNTWPKKTLIYLKCLTFPQASPFSRHSCTTTSDSTSFEVSYLIHNFNFSQKSASKLCSTYRLGFKTTQKPDSVLNFFANFGFSNSQLCNMIAKAPWLLSCNLSKRVLPKFEFFLSKGASDSDIVSLISKNPRLLCRSLENHTSPTYELVYRFLQSHKDAIACAVHNPSFFEDSRVPQNIKLLIDNGVADSNIARLLRIRNRTLQVRDMVSLLKELQDLGFNPSKTTFGVAMIAKTSVTKTRWKEKVDTFKKWGWSDEDVIEAFKKQPYCMLTSIHKINLVMDFWVNQLSWDALALAKHPSILSLSLEKRITPRASVVQFLLNNGLRRKNASLTSPFLVPEEMFLDRFIKDFKESSYLLKLYEEKLKLACTRDKTCMS
- the LOC131599648 gene encoding uncharacterized protein LOC131599648, whose amino-acid sequence is MIAKVPGLLSCNPSKRVLPKFQFLLSKGASNSDIVNLASKNPRVLSRSLKNHIVPTYELIYRFLQSDKEVIASAIQSPNLLCEQFVPRNISMLIENGVSNSNIARLLRIRSQIFKVQDMLKFVEEVKNLGFNPSKIIFSIALVAKMTVSKNLWEEKVETLKKWGWSDEDALEAFKKKPYCMLTSVDKINLVMSFWVNQFGWDAMAITKAPFILSSSLEKRIIPRAAVVQYLLDKGLRNKSASLTCPFVVSEKTFLDKFIKRFKKESSYLLKLYEEKLNPAHTRDDKTCMP